A region of the Pirellulales bacterium genome:
CCAGCCAACTTCGGCGTCTACAGCAACGACCTGCTGGTCGGCAACTTCGGCGACGGATTGATCCACGCCTACGACCCCACGACCGGAGCACCGCTGGGCACGATGAGCGACAACAGCGGCAATCCGCTCGTTTTCGACGGCCTGTGGGGCCTGCAATTTGGTAACGGATTGAACGGCCAGCCGACGAACGGCCTTTTCTTCACATCCGGACCGCAAGGCGAGTCGCATGGACTGTACGGCCGGATCACGCAAACGCCGGAGCCAACATCATTGGCAATGGCAGCCGTGGCCGCCTTCGGCCTGGCATTCGTCTATCGACGCAACCGGCGCAATGCGAAAACTCTCGCCGGCTGAATCTAGTGGGATCCTGACTGGTGGTGCTGCCAGACGATCAACGTGAAATCTCACAAGTGTGTGATTCAACCCAGTGCTTAACTCACTGGGGAGTGCCCGGGGGTAGCGCGGCTTTTAAATGCTCGGCCGCGCTACTCCTTTTTCTTGCGCAACTCGATCCAGTGCGTCAGCGCGTTGCCGCCACGTGATGCGGGACGCGATATCGCGGTCAGCGATCCTCCCAGCACGTCCTCGCGCAACCGCACTTCCAGGTGCAAGTCGTAAGGCGTTCGTGCGGTGTCGGCCGTGCGCAGATCTCCCCCCGTCCGGCCACGCAGCCAACCATCGCGATAGCGAACGCCATTCAACAACGTGGCTAGTTGACCTTCAAACTGCACGTGTACATCGCCGTCTTGCTGGACTTCCAGCGTGATCGGCAGGTCCCTTTCGTAGGTATGAACAAGACCTTCCCATTTGCCGGCTAGCGTCTGCAGGTCTCTATCAGCGTCGGCGGGCGGAGCCTGAAAGAGCAATCCACCTTCGTCTTTCTTTGCCGCCGCGTCAGCCGGGAGACTGACAATGTCGATGATCTCTTTCGATAAGAGCGACGGCAGCGCGGTATTCGAATTGGCCAAAGCCACGACGACCAATCGTTTGGCAGGAACGAGCGTTAGCAGCGTGTTAACGCCCCCCATGCCACCGGAATGCGAGACCGTGGATTCGCCCGCGGCGCTCGTTTCGACAAACCAACCCAGGCCGTAGCCGCGGTTCTTGGCCGTCTCGAAAGTGGGTTCCTGCATTTTGCGGCGCGATTCGTCTGAAAGAATCTCTTTCTGGTCCGCTTGCCGATCCCCGCTATGAAACAGACCGAATCGTAGCAAATCATGGGCGCTGGCGTACACGGCCGAACCGCCAGGATGGTCGAAATCGTAAAACGGAATTCGCAATCCGTCGGGCCCATAGCGCACGGCCTCGTACTTTTCCAGCCCAGGGCCAATGTCGACCGACATGTGCGGTAGGCCCAGCGGCAAAAAGACCTCCTCGCGCATGAAGTCGGCATAAGTCTTTCCCGAGGTGCGCGCAATCACGTAATCGATCACGCCGTAACCCAAGTTCGAATACTGAAATCGTTCACCCGGCGCGCTCACCAGGTTGGCGTAGCGACGGATCGTGTCGTCCATGGGCGGGCGATGAAACGGCTGGTCGGCATAAAAGAATTGATAGTGCAGCGGCAAACCGGCCGAGTGATTGCCGACGCGCCTTACCGTCGCGTTCGCGGCGTCGCCGACGCGCGCCACGATCTTTGCCTCGCCAAGGTAATCATTGATCGGCTTGTCGAGATCGATCTTGCCGCGCTGGACGAGAAGGGCCAGCCCAGTGGCGGTAATCGGCTTCGAGATCGAGGCCAAGGAATACATCGTATGTTCGTTGGCGGGAACGCGATTCTCGCGATCGGCCCAACCGAAGCCCTGCTCCCAAATGATCTGTCCATCGCGCGCCACCGCCACAGCCACGGAAGGAACGCTGTGCTTGGCCAGTTCCTGTGGAATCTTAGCGCGCAAGGCATCGAACTCGTCGGCCGCGGCTTGCGCCAGGACCAATGTGGTAATACCGACGCCCAGTGCGAAGCGCACCAACAGCCGCATGCGATGCATTGCCATTCTCCGCGAATCAAGGTGTAGAAACGTGCGATACGGACCGGATCAGCCCACCGAATGTAATTGGCCGCCGAGGGGGTGTCGAATCGTGGCGGGACGAAAGGTCCGTTCGCGGGCCATTTCTGGGCGTGTTATAGTGGCGCGGCCAGGTAGGGTTGTCGAGCTCAGCTGCTGTCGGAGAACTTTCGCATGCGTCGTATCGGCCTGTATTGGCTCGCTGTCGCGCTCTTCGGCGTGCCGTCGCTGGTGGCCGAGGCGCAGACGCCACGCGGCGCATCGCAGGTAGCCCAGAACACAGTCAACCAGCAAACGCCCGTCTACGACGTAATTCTGCGCGGCGGCACGATTTACGACGGCAGCGGAGGTCCGCCCGGCGTCGGCGATGTCGGCCTGCGCGGCGATCGCATCGCGGCGGTCGGCAATCTTGCCGGAGCGCGCGCCGCACGCGAAGTCGATGTCCGCGGGCTGGCCGTCGCGCCAGGCTTTATCAACATGCTCTCTTGGGCCACGGTGTCGCTGTTGCACGATGGACGATCGCAGAGCGATATCCGCCAGGGCGTGACGCTCGAAGTCTTCGGCGAGGGGTGGTCGATGGGCCCGCTGAACGCGCGGATGCGCAAGGACATGGCCGACGGTCAGGGGGACATTAAGTACGATGTGGCCTGGTCTACGCTGGCCGAATATATGGATTACCTGGTAAGTCGCGGCATCTCCTGCAACGTGGCCTCGTTCGTGGGTGCGACCACGGTTCGCATTCACGTGCTCGGCTACGAGGATCGCCGCCCCACCGCCGATGAACTCGACCAGATGCGACAACTCGTGCGCCAGGCGATGGAGGGAGGCGCGCTCGGCGTCGGCTCTTCGTTGATTTACGCGCCCGCCTTCTACGCCGACACGCAAGAGTTGATCGAGCTGTGCAAAGTCGCCGCCAAGTACCAGGGCATGTACATCACGCACATGCGCAGCGAGGGCAATAAACTATTGGAAGCGGTCGACGAAACGATACGCATCGCGCGTGAGGCGGGCCTGCCCGCCGAGATCTATCATCTCAAGGCCGCGGGGCGCGATAATTGGCCCAAGCTCGGCCGTGTCGTCGAGATGGTCGAAGCGGCCCGCGCCGGCGGAACGCGGATAACGGCCGACATGTACGTCTACACAGCCGGCTCAACGGGCCTGAACGGTGCCATGCCACCCTGGGTGCAAGAGGGAGGTCTGCAGCAGTGGATCGCGCGGATGCGCGATCCGCAAATCCGCGCCCGCGTGGCCGCCGAGATGCGCACACCGACCGACAAATGGGAAAATCTGTTGTTGGCCGCAGGCTCGCCCGATCGTGTGCTGTTGGTCGGCTTCAAGAATCTGGCGCTGAAGAATCTCACTGGCAAGACCCTGGCCGAGGTGGCCCACCGCCGTAAAACCTCTCCCGAAGAAACGGCCATGGACCTGGTGATCGAGGACGACAGCCGCGTCGATACGGTCTATTTCATGATGAACGAGGAAGACGTGAAGCGCAACATCGCGCTTCCATGGGTGAGCTTTGGTTCGGACGCGCCGTCGGAAGCGCCCGAGGGGGCCTTCACGCTGGCCAACACGCATCCGCGCACCTACGGCAACGTGGCGCGGCTGTTGGGCAAATACGTACGCGACGAGAAAGTGATTTCGCTCGCCGAAGCCATCCGCAAGCTCGCCGCGCTACCGGCAGAGAACCTGGGTCTGCGCGATCGCGGGCAGTTGCGGCCGGGCTATGTGGCCGACGTCGCGGTTTTCGATCCGGCCAAAATTCAGGACCACGCCACCTACGCCGAATCGCACCAGTACGCGACCGGCATGATGCACGTTTTTGTCAACGGTACGCAAGTGCTCGCCGACGGCGAACACACCGGCGCCAAGCCAGGCCGCGCCGTGTGGGGGCGCGGGCGGAAGGCACCCTGAGCCCTCGCGCGCTGCCGGCAGTCGAAGAAAGGCAACTAGATGGACACAAATCGTCGGAACTTCATCAAGCTCGCAGGCGCCGCCGGGGCCGGACTCATTGCCGCGGGGCGGGCTTCCGGTAATGAGGAAGCTTTACCCGTGGCTGGCGGCCCAAAGATCGCGAATGGCGCGCAGGCGGCACCCTTCACGACAGAGCTGTTTCTGGATAACCACATGCTCGAAGTCACACCCGGCGTGTCACGCCGGCTGCATCCGCCCAAGAAGCATGTGCTGAACCCTGTGGTGCGCTGCGATCGCTGGTGCGACGGCAACGTCATTCAGCCCTATACCACGATGTACGACCCGGAGGACAAGCTATTTAAGATGTGGGCCCGGACGGGTAGCGATTGGGAGTCACGCTTTATCGACGGCAACGCGGCCTACATGCTCTATTTCACTTCGACCGACGGCGTCCACTGGAACAAGCCCGACCTGGGCGTGATGGAGATCGCCGGCCGCCGCGACCATAACATCGTCTTTACCAGTGACTCGGTTACCGCGACGGACGCCGCCGGCGCTCAAGCGACCAAGCCGTTTGTCGAACCGAGTCAGCCAATGCGGCCCCAGGGTAAGAAGGCGTTCTTTTGGGGAGTGAACAAGCATCCCAACCCCCGCAGCCCGAGCGAGAAATTCGTGGCGCTAGCGATCGTGCAAGATCATCGGCGGGGTGCGCACATCGTCACATCGCCCGACGGCATTCACTGGACGTGCGCGAGCGCC
Encoded here:
- a CDS encoding D-aminoacylase, which translates into the protein MRRIGLYWLAVALFGVPSLVAEAQTPRGASQVAQNTVNQQTPVYDVILRGGTIYDGSGGPPGVGDVGLRGDRIAAVGNLAGARAAREVDVRGLAVAPGFINMLSWATVSLLHDGRSQSDIRQGVTLEVFGEGWSMGPLNARMRKDMADGQGDIKYDVAWSTLAEYMDYLVSRGISCNVASFVGATTVRIHVLGYEDRRPTADELDQMRQLVRQAMEGGALGVGSSLIYAPAFYADTQELIELCKVAAKYQGMYITHMRSEGNKLLEAVDETIRIAREAGLPAEIYHLKAAGRDNWPKLGRVVEMVEAARAGGTRITADMYVYTAGSTGLNGAMPPWVQEGGLQQWIARMRDPQIRARVAAEMRTPTDKWENLLLAAGSPDRVLLVGFKNLALKNLTGKTLAEVAHRRKTSPEETAMDLVIEDDSRVDTVYFMMNEEDVKRNIALPWVSFGSDAPSEAPEGAFTLANTHPRTYGNVARLLGKYVRDEKVISLAEAIRKLAALPAENLGLRDRGQLRPGYVADVAVFDPAKIQDHATYAESHQYATGMMHVFVNGTQVLADGEHTGAKPGRAVWGRGRKAP
- a CDS encoding serine hydrolase domain-containing protein, whose protein sequence is MHRMRLLVRFALGVGITTLVLAQAAADEFDALRAKIPQELAKHSVPSVAVAVARDGQIIWEQGFGWADRENRVPANEHTMYSLASISKPITATGLALLVQRGKIDLDKPINDYLGEAKIVARVGDAANATVRRVGNHSAGLPLHYQFFYADQPFHRPPMDDTIRRYANLVSAPGERFQYSNLGYGVIDYVIARTSGKTYADFMREEVFLPLGLPHMSVDIGPGLEKYEAVRYGPDGLRIPFYDFDHPGGSAVYASAHDLLRFGLFHSGDRQADQKEILSDESRRKMQEPTFETAKNRGYGLGWFVETSAAGESTVSHSGGMGGVNTLLTLVPAKRLVVVALANSNTALPSLLSKEIIDIVSLPADAAAKKDEGGLLFQAPPADADRDLQTLAGKWEGLVHTYERDLPITLEVQQDGDVHVQFEGQLATLLNGVRYRDGWLRGRTGGDLRTADTARTPYDLHLEVRLREDVLGGSLTAISRPASRGGNALTHWIELRKKKE